A part of Streptomyces sp. DSM 40750 genomic DNA contains:
- the ggt gene encoding gamma-glutamyltransferase, whose protein sequence is MRLRRPVARKLAVLAAASAMVSVGAAPPTSAATDAVEKAPLAVGYGGAVSSVDPDASAAGIEVLRKGGNAVDAAVATAAALGVTEPYSAGIGGGGYFVYYDAKSRSVHTIDGRETAPLSADESLFLENGTAIPFAEAVTSGLSVGTPGTPATWQTALKSWGSRPLGKLLQPAEKLARDGFTVDATFRAQTASNEARFRNFPATVDLYLPGGRLPVVGSTLKNPDLARTYAELGRKGVGALYRGAIAQDIVDTVNKPPVDPGSGYNARPGDLTAEDLAAYRTKRQAPTKASYRGLDVYGMAPSSSGGTTVAEALNILERTDLSKASDVQYLHRSIEASRIAFADRGRWVGDPAFEDVPTKELLSQKFADARACLIKDDAVLTSPVAPGDPRNPAACATGGTAAPTTYEGDSTTHLTVADKWGNVVSYTLTIEQTGGSGITVPGRGFLLNNELTDFSFTPANPAVHDPNLPGPGKRPRSSMSPTIVLDKHDKPVVALGSPGGATIITTVLQTLTGFVDRGLPLVDAIAAPRASQRNQTTTELEPGLWTSPLKTELEAIGHGFRQNAEIGATTAVQRLSNGKWLAAAETVRRGGGAAMVVHPTK, encoded by the coding sequence ATGCGTCTGCGTCGCCCTGTCGCGCGGAAACTGGCTGTACTGGCGGCTGCGTCCGCCATGGTGTCGGTGGGGGCGGCTCCGCCGACCTCCGCCGCGACGGACGCCGTCGAGAAGGCCCCGCTCGCCGTCGGCTACGGCGGTGCCGTGTCCAGCGTCGACCCGGACGCCTCCGCCGCCGGCATCGAGGTGCTCCGCAAGGGCGGCAACGCGGTGGACGCGGCCGTCGCCACGGCCGCCGCGCTCGGCGTCACCGAGCCCTACTCGGCGGGCATCGGCGGAGGCGGCTACTTCGTGTACTACGACGCCAAGTCCCGCTCGGTGCACACCATCGACGGCCGGGAGACCGCGCCCCTGAGCGCCGACGAGAGCCTCTTCCTGGAGAACGGCACGGCGATCCCGTTCGCGGAGGCCGTCACCAGCGGCCTGAGCGTCGGCACGCCCGGCACCCCGGCGACCTGGCAGACGGCGCTGAAGAGTTGGGGCAGCAGGCCGCTCGGCAAGCTGCTGCAGCCCGCCGAGAAGCTCGCCCGCGACGGGTTCACCGTCGACGCGACCTTCCGTGCCCAGACCGCGTCCAACGAGGCACGCTTCCGGAACTTCCCGGCGACGGTCGACCTGTATCTCCCCGGCGGTCGACTCCCGGTGGTGGGCTCGACCCTCAAGAACCCCGATCTGGCCCGTACCTACGCGGAGTTGGGCCGCAAGGGCGTCGGAGCGCTCTACCGGGGCGCCATCGCGCAGGACATCGTCGACACGGTCAACAAGCCCCCGGTGGACCCGGGTTCGGGCTACAACGCCCGCCCCGGCGACCTGACGGCCGAGGACCTCGCCGCTTACCGCACCAAGCGCCAGGCGCCCACGAAGGCGTCGTACCGCGGTCTCGACGTCTACGGGATGGCCCCCTCGTCCTCCGGTGGCACGACGGTCGCCGAAGCGCTCAACATCCTTGAGCGGACCGACCTTTCGAAGGCGAGCGACGTCCAGTACCTGCACCGCTCCATCGAGGCCAGCCGCATCGCGTTCGCCGACCGGGGGCGCTGGGTCGGCGACCCTGCCTTCGAGGACGTACCGACGAAGGAGCTGCTGTCGCAGAAGTTCGCCGACGCGCGCGCGTGCCTGATCAAGGACGACGCGGTGCTGACCAGCCCCGTCGCCCCGGGTGACCCGCGCAATCCGGCGGCCTGCGCGACCGGCGGTACGGCCGCGCCGACGACGTACGAGGGCGACAGCACGACCCATCTCACGGTCGCCGACAAGTGGGGCAACGTCGTCTCGTACACGCTCACCATCGAGCAGACCGGCGGCAGCGGCATCACCGTGCCGGGGCGCGGCTTCCTGCTCAACAACGAGCTGACGGACTTCTCCTTCACCCCGGCCAACCCGGCCGTGCACGACCCGAACCTGCCGGGGCCGGGCAAGCGGCCGCGCTCGTCGATGTCGCCGACGATCGTGCTGGACAAGCACGACAAGCCCGTGGTGGCGCTCGGTTCGCCGGGCGGCGCGACCATCATCACGACCGTGCTGCAGACGCTGACCGGCTTCGTCGACCGGGGCCTGCCGCTGGTCGACGCGATCGCCGCGCCGCGCGCCAGCCAGCGCAACCAGACCACCACGGAACTCGAACCGGGCCTGTGGACCAGCCCGTTGAAGACCGAACTCGAAGCCATCGGGCACGGCTTCCGGCAGAACGCGGAGATCGGCGCGACGACCGCCGTCCAGCGTCTGTCGAACGGCAAGTGGCTGGCCGCCGCGGAGACGGTACGGCGCGGGGGCGGCGCGGCGATGGTCGTGCACCCCACGAAGTAG